In Juglans microcarpa x Juglans regia isolate MS1-56 chromosome 8D, Jm3101_v1.0, whole genome shotgun sequence, the following are encoded in one genomic region:
- the LOC121242318 gene encoding uncharacterized protein LOC121242318, producing MRSDLERDFTNEEVLVALKQMSPFKAPGPDGFSAGFFLDHWGIVGMEVTQAVLDFLKNGEMPTSLNHTIIALVPKVNSPSSMNEFRPISLCNVLYKLISEVLANRMKKVLVGVVSWNQSAFIPGRLITDNVMVAYELLHTMQARQKGKMGSMAIKLDISKAYDRVEWDFLESIMMRAKQEEWCSVEQILCLYECAFGQTINKQKTSIIFSPNTNLEEKELIVDSTDGVLCGNYNRYLGLPTMVGRSKYNTFRHLKEKVWRRLSSWKSEMLSSVGKEILIKSVLQAIPTYTMRVFKLPSGLLKELEAMFSRFWWSHKRGTNSIHWRSWETLGEVKSKGGLGFRNLNSFNKALMAKQVWRFIQYPDSLVS from the exons aTGAGGAGTGATCTGGAAAGGGACTTCACCAATGAGGAAGTATTAGTTGCTTTGAAACAAATGTCCCCCTTTAAAGCTCCTGGACCAGATGGCTTTAGTGCTGGGTTTTTCTTAGATCATTGGGGGATAGTTGGCATGGAGGTTACTCAAGCTGTTTTGGATTTCTTGAAAAATGGGGAAATGCCTACAAGTTTAAATCACACCATTATTGCTTTGGTTCCTAAGGTAAATTCCCCTTCCTCTATGAATGAATTTAGACCTATTAGCTTATGCAATGTATTGTATAAGCTAATATCCGAAGTTTTGGCTAATCGAATGAAGAAGGTGCTGGTTGGGGTAGTTTCTTGGAACCAAAGCGCATTTATTCCTGGAAGGCTTATCACAGACAATGTTATGGTGGCATATGAACTTTTACACACTATGCAGGCAAGACAAAAAGGCAAAATGGGCAGTATGGCGATTAAACTTGATATATCCAAAGCTTATGACAGGGTGGAGTGGGATTTTTTGGAGTCCATCATGATGAG GGCAAAGCAAGAAGAATGGTGTTCTGTTGAGCAGATTTTATGCTTGTATGAATGTGCTTTTGGTCAGacaataaacaaacaaaaaacttcTATTATTTTTAGTCCTAACACAAATTTGGAAGAAAAAGAGCTGATTGTTGATTCCACCGATGGAGTGCTGTGTGGGAACTACAATAGGTACTTAGGTCTGCCTACTATGGTAGGAAGATCTAAGTACAACACCTTTAGACACTTGAAGGAGAAAGTTTGGAGGAGATTGAGTAGTTGGAAATCTGAGATGTTATCCTCGGTAGGGAAGGAAATTCTGATTAAAAGTGTGTTGCAAGCAATTCCTACATACACCATGCGTGTCTTTAAACTCCCATCTGGTTTGTTAAAAGAGCTTGAGGCTATGTTTTCTCGTTTCTGGTGGAGCCATAAGAGAGGGACCAATAGCATTCATTGGAGGAGCTGGGAAACGCTAGGGGAAGTGAAGAGCAAAGGAGGACTTGGCTTCAGGAATCTGAATAGTTTTAACAAAGCATTAATGGCTAAACAAGTATGGAGATTCATTCAATACCCAGACTCCTTGGTGTCAtag